In Pseudomonadota bacterium, the following proteins share a genomic window:
- the metW gene encoding methionine biosynthesis protein MetW yields MSSYKKAGRQDHQIITEMIRDRSTVLDLGCGDGSLLVHLKKTRNVAGYGVEKDDRNVLASLSNGINVVQSDLEQGLAGFGDAAFDYVVLSLTLQAVHQTEAIIDEMLRVGRQVIVTFPNFGFWRVRLQIFFGQAPVSKELPYQWYDTPNIHVLTINDFENFCSSHNVRILDRVVINESSQPIDVFPNLLGALAIYRFDKDKK; encoded by the coding sequence ATGAGTAGTTATAAAAAAGCCGGGCGCCAGGATCACCAAATCATTACTGAGATGATTCGAGATAGGTCGACCGTGCTCGATCTGGGTTGCGGCGATGGATCATTATTGGTACATCTTAAAAAAACAAGAAATGTAGCTGGGTATGGTGTGGAGAAAGATGACCGCAACGTACTCGCAAGTTTAAGCAATGGTATCAACGTCGTTCAATCTGACTTGGAGCAAGGGTTAGCGGGCTTTGGCGACGCGGCTTTTGATTACGTTGTCCTATCCTTGACATTGCAAGCTGTCCATCAAACTGAGGCTATTATTGATGAGATGCTACGTGTTGGTAGGCAGGTTATTGTGACCTTTCCTAATTTTGGATTTTGGCGTGTCCGCCTACAAATTTTCTTTGGGCAAGCGCCTGTGTCAAAGGAGCTACCTTATCAGTGGTACGACACGCCGAATATTCATGTCTTAACGATTAATGATTTTGAAAACTTTTGCTCAAGTCATAACGTTCGTATTCTCGATCGAGTCGTAATCAATGAAAGTAGCCAACCAATAGATGTCTTCCCTAATTTATTGGGAGCTCTCGCGATTTATCGATTCGATAAGGACAAAAAATGA